A region of Oryctolagus cuniculus chromosome 3, mOryCun1.1, whole genome shotgun sequence DNA encodes the following proteins:
- the NAMPT gene encoding nicotinamide phosphoribosyltransferase isoform X1 → MRVQDPSIWAIFHCFPGPQQRAGLEEEQPGLEPGALMGCRHHRRRINQVTHYKQYPPNTSKVYSYFECREKKTENSKVRKVKYEETVFYGLQYILNKYLKGKVVTKEKIQEAKEVYREHFQDDVFNEKGWNYILEKYDGHLPIEVKAVPEGSVVPRGNVLFTVENTDPECYWLTNWIETILVQSWYPITVATNSREQKKILAKYLLETSGNLDGLEYKLHDFGYRGVSSQETAGIGASAHLVNFKGTDTVAGIALIKKYYGTKDPIPGYSLPAAEHSTITAWGKDHEKDAFEHIVTQFSSVPVSVVSDSYDIYNACEKIWGEDLRHLIVSRSTEAPLIIRPDSGNPLDTVLKVLDILGKKFPVVENSKGYKLLPPYLRVIQGDGVDINTLQEIVEGMKQKKWSIENIAFGSGGALLQKLTRDLLNCSFKCSYVVTNGLGINVFKDPVADPNKRSKKGRLSLHRTPAGNFVTLEEGKGDLEEYGHDLLHTVFKNGKVTKSYSFDEVRKNARLNIELEADPH, encoded by the exons atgcgggtgcaggacccaagcatttgggccatcttccactgctttcccgggccacagcagagagctggactggaagaggagcaaccgggactagaacccggcgcccttatgggatgccggcaccacaggcggaggattaaccaa GTTACTCACTATAAACAATACCCACCCAACACAAGCAAAGTTTATTCCTACTTTGAATGCCgtgaaaagaagacagaaaactcCAAAGTAAGGAAGGTGAAATACGAGGAAACAGTATTTTATGGGTTGCAGTACATTCTTAATAAGTACTTAAAAG GCAAAGTAGTGACCAAAGAGAAAATCCAGGAAGCCAAAGAGGTCTACAGAGAACATTTCCAAGATGATGTCTTTAATGAAAAGGGATGGAACTACATTCTGGAG AAATACGACGGGCATCTTCCAATAGAAGTCAAGGCTGTTCCTGAGGGCTCCGTGGTTCCCAGAGGAAACGTCCTCTTCACAGTGGAGAACACAGACCCCGAGTGCTACTGGCTCACAAACTGGATTGAG ACTATTCTTGTTCAGTCCTGGTATCCAATCACAGTGGCTACAAATTCTAGAGAGCAGAAGAAAATATTGGCCAAATATTTGCTAGAAACTTCCGGTAACTTAGATGGTCTGGAATACAAGTTACATGATTTTGGCTACAGAGGAGTCTCTTCTCAAGAG ACTGCTGGCATAGGAGCATCTGCTCATTTGGTTAACTTCAAAGGAACAGATACAGTAGCAGGAATTGCTCTGATTAAAAAATACTACGGGACAAAAGATCCCATTCCGGGCTATTCTCTGCCAGCAGCGGAACACAG taCCATAACAGCTTGGGGGAAAGACCATGAAAAAGATGCATTTGAACATATAGTAACACAGTTTTCCTCAGTGCCTGTATCTGTGGTCAGCGACAGCTATGACATCTATAATGCGTGTGAGAAAATATGGGGAGAAGACCTAAGACATTTAATAGTATCAAGAAGTACAGAGGCACCACTAATAATCAGACCTGATTCTGGAAATCCTCTTGACACTGTATTAAAG GTTTTGGATATTTTAGGTAAGAAATTTCCTGTTGTTGAGAATTCGAAAGGCTACAAGTTGCTGCCACCGTATCTTAGAGTTATTCAAGGGGATGGAGTGGATATTAATACCTTACAAGAG ATTGTAGAAGGCATGAAACAAaaaaagtggagtattgaaaatATTGCCTTCGGCTCTGGTGGAGCTTTGCTACAGAAGTTGACAAGAGACCTCTTGAATTGTTCCTTCAAGTGTAGTTACGTTGTAACCAACGGTCTCGGG ATTAATGTCTTCAAGGACCCGGTCGCTGATCCCAACAAAAGGTCCAAAAAGGGCCGCTTATCTTTGCATAGGACACCAGCGGGGAATTTTGTTACACtggaagaaggaaagggagaccTTGAAGAATACGGTCAT
- the NAMPT gene encoding nicotinamide phosphoribosyltransferase isoform X2, with protein sequence MTAAAEAEFNILLATDSYKVTHYKQYPPNTSKVYSYFECREKKTENSKVRKVKYEETVFYGLQYILNKYLKGKVVTKEKIQEAKEVYREHFQDDVFNEKGWNYILEKYDGHLPIEVKAVPEGSVVPRGNVLFTVENTDPECYWLTNWIETILVQSWYPITVATNSREQKKILAKYLLETSGNLDGLEYKLHDFGYRGVSSQETAGIGASAHLVNFKGTDTVAGIALIKKYYGTKDPIPGYSLPAAEHSTITAWGKDHEKDAFEHIVTQFSSVPVSVVSDSYDIYNACEKIWGEDLRHLIVSRSTEAPLIIRPDSGNPLDTVLKVLDILGKKFPVVENSKGYKLLPPYLRVIQGDGVDINTLQEIVEGMKQKKWSIENIAFGSGGALLQKLTRDLLNCSFKCSYVVTNGLGINVFKDPVADPNKRSKKGRLSLHRTPAGNFVTLEEGKGDLEEYGHDLLHTVFKNGKVTKSYSFDEVRKNARLNIELEADPH encoded by the exons ATGACTGCTGCGGCAGAAGCCGAGTTCAACATCCTCTTGGCCACCGACTCCTACAAG GTTACTCACTATAAACAATACCCACCCAACACAAGCAAAGTTTATTCCTACTTTGAATGCCgtgaaaagaagacagaaaactcCAAAGTAAGGAAGGTGAAATACGAGGAAACAGTATTTTATGGGTTGCAGTACATTCTTAATAAGTACTTAAAAG GCAAAGTAGTGACCAAAGAGAAAATCCAGGAAGCCAAAGAGGTCTACAGAGAACATTTCCAAGATGATGTCTTTAATGAAAAGGGATGGAACTACATTCTGGAG AAATACGACGGGCATCTTCCAATAGAAGTCAAGGCTGTTCCTGAGGGCTCCGTGGTTCCCAGAGGAAACGTCCTCTTCACAGTGGAGAACACAGACCCCGAGTGCTACTGGCTCACAAACTGGATTGAG ACTATTCTTGTTCAGTCCTGGTATCCAATCACAGTGGCTACAAATTCTAGAGAGCAGAAGAAAATATTGGCCAAATATTTGCTAGAAACTTCCGGTAACTTAGATGGTCTGGAATACAAGTTACATGATTTTGGCTACAGAGGAGTCTCTTCTCAAGAG ACTGCTGGCATAGGAGCATCTGCTCATTTGGTTAACTTCAAAGGAACAGATACAGTAGCAGGAATTGCTCTGATTAAAAAATACTACGGGACAAAAGATCCCATTCCGGGCTATTCTCTGCCAGCAGCGGAACACAG taCCATAACAGCTTGGGGGAAAGACCATGAAAAAGATGCATTTGAACATATAGTAACACAGTTTTCCTCAGTGCCTGTATCTGTGGTCAGCGACAGCTATGACATCTATAATGCGTGTGAGAAAATATGGGGAGAAGACCTAAGACATTTAATAGTATCAAGAAGTACAGAGGCACCACTAATAATCAGACCTGATTCTGGAAATCCTCTTGACACTGTATTAAAG GTTTTGGATATTTTAGGTAAGAAATTTCCTGTTGTTGAGAATTCGAAAGGCTACAAGTTGCTGCCACCGTATCTTAGAGTTATTCAAGGGGATGGAGTGGATATTAATACCTTACAAGAG ATTGTAGAAGGCATGAAACAAaaaaagtggagtattgaaaatATTGCCTTCGGCTCTGGTGGAGCTTTGCTACAGAAGTTGACAAGAGACCTCTTGAATTGTTCCTTCAAGTGTAGTTACGTTGTAACCAACGGTCTCGGG ATTAATGTCTTCAAGGACCCGGTCGCTGATCCCAACAAAAGGTCCAAAAAGGGCCGCTTATCTTTGCATAGGACACCAGCGGGGAATTTTGTTACACtggaagaaggaaagggagaccTTGAAGAATACGGTCAT